Proteins from one Acidobacteriota bacterium genomic window:
- a CDS encoding cbb3-type cytochrome c oxidase subunit I, translated as MSTQSSVAEIPVSQAAKASEGIHTDTTAKYFLISAVAYFFIVGIIALIIAAKFVWPQMLGTVSYLTYGRLRPLHVNGMLFGWLLACDMGLIYYFVPRLCGVKLWSEKLGVATAMLWNFIILSAVVTLLLGLNQGLEYAELVVPLDVLVVVAWVMFGANIFMTIATRKYQQMYVSLWYVMGTILWTAFVYLTGNFAVLMATGVNQANLNWMYVHNAVGLIFTPAGLAIAYYFIPKSSNTPLYSHKLSMVGFWSLAFVYVWTGAHHMLHGPISQWLQTIAIVFSVMLLVPVWAVVYNFFATMKGQWHQLKDNVPLKFLMSGVVFYLLTCFQGPMHSLRAVNAIVSKTDWIPGHAHMAVLGAFSFFAIAGSLYILPRMFKTALYSDTLANWSFWFFMIGGLGFFVTLWLGGFWQGWQWNNPAIPFIDTVVALQPVWLVRFFSGIFMFIGIALYAYNVMATVLRVQSTPEAPPKAVAATV; from the coding sequence ATGTCCACTCAATCATCCGTAGCTGAAATACCTGTTTCTCAGGCGGCAAAAGCGTCAGAGGGTATTCATACCGATACCACCGCCAAGTATTTTCTGATCAGCGCCGTGGCCTACTTTTTCATCGTTGGGATTATCGCGCTCATCATCGCAGCCAAATTTGTCTGGCCACAAATGCTGGGGACGGTTTCATATTTAACTTATGGTCGGTTGCGCCCGCTCCACGTCAATGGAATGCTGTTCGGATGGTTGCTGGCCTGCGACATGGGTTTGATTTATTACTTTGTCCCGCGTTTGTGCGGGGTCAAGCTATGGAGTGAAAAGCTGGGCGTGGCCACGGCGATGCTCTGGAATTTCATTATTCTCAGTGCGGTCGTCACGCTCCTGCTGGGTTTAAACCAGGGGCTGGAATATGCTGAACTGGTCGTTCCGCTCGATGTGCTGGTGGTGGTGGCCTGGGTGATGTTTGGCGCCAATATCTTTATGACGATTGCCACTCGAAAGTATCAGCAAATGTATGTTTCGCTGTGGTATGTCATGGGGACGATTCTCTGGACGGCGTTTGTGTACCTGACCGGAAATTTTGCCGTACTGATGGCCACGGGTGTCAATCAGGCCAACTTGAACTGGATGTATGTTCATAATGCCGTGGGCCTGATCTTTACTCCGGCAGGACTCGCAATTGCCTATTACTTTATTCCGAAATCCTCAAACACGCCGCTTTATAGTCACAAGCTGTCAATGGTGGGGTTCTGGTCGCTGGCCTTTGTGTATGTCTGGACCGGGGCGCACCATATGCTTCATGGTCCGATTTCCCAATGGCTGCAAACCATTGCGATTGTATTTTCGGTGATGCTGCTGGTGCCCGTGTGGGCGGTTGTGTATAACTTCTTTGCGACGATGAAGGGCCAGTGGCATCAGTTGAAAGACAACGTACCGCTCAAATTCCTGATGTCAGGCGTCGTTTTTTACCTGCTGACCTGTTTCCAGGGGCCGATGCACAGCCTGCGAGCCGTCAATGCCATTGTGTCCAAGACGGACTGGATTCCCGGCCACGCGCATATGGCGGTGCTGGGGGCTTTTTCATTCTTTGCCATTGCGGGGTCACTCTATATCCTGCCGCGAATGTTTAAGACCGCGCTGTATTCCGACACCTTAGCCAACTGGAGTTTCTGGTTCTTTATGATTGGCGGATTGGGCTTTTTCGTGACCCTGTGGCTGGGCGGATTCTGGCAAGGGTGGCAGTGGAACAACCCGGCGATTCCATTTATTGATACTGTGGTGGCGCTCCAACCGGTGTGGCTGGTGCGATTCTTCTCGGGAATTTTCATGTTTATTGGGATTGCCCTCTATGCCTACAACGTGATGGCGACGGTGCTGAGAGTCCAATCAACACCGGAGGCGCCACCCAAAGCGGTGGCGGCAACAGTTTAA
- a CDS encoding DUF3034 family protein has translation MNHLLSSFNHPMLSFLKDRMVHMMLIGAVVFLFALPLNAQAQGLNWEGQTGAFVTPFAYTVSSPSNSIGKPELSFHYMNTGPIIGHSLQTSVTVGAFKRIEFGYTRAFNAGGNDKAFSALFDSGFNVFHAKVNVVPENVKKANWVPAISVGGVVRSQVQHVGGVLGNKDTTNGDVYVAVTKTVTQIKGLPFLINAGYKATNGSLFGIAGNAPAWKGRAFGAVAFVVPGPAKSTLILGSEFAQQPRDIEGLPGAVMPTSLTYFVRILPNKEVPMAIDFGVAQAAGKIMPGVDLKARAQFAMGLSYRF, from the coding sequence ATGAATCATTTACTTTCTTCCTTCAATCACCCCATGCTGTCATTCCTGAAAGATCGAATGGTCCACATGATGTTGATCGGAGCTGTTGTTTTTCTCTTTGCACTTCCGCTCAATGCGCAGGCCCAGGGACTGAACTGGGAAGGACAAACCGGCGCTTTTGTAACACCATTTGCCTATACGGTCTCTTCCCCTTCCAATTCAATTGGCAAGCCGGAATTGAGCTTTCACTATATGAACACCGGTCCGATCATCGGACACAGTCTGCAAACATCGGTCACGGTTGGGGCATTTAAACGCATTGAATTTGGCTACACCCGAGCCTTCAATGCCGGAGGAAATGACAAAGCATTCAGTGCCCTGTTTGATAGCGGGTTTAATGTCTTTCATGCCAAAGTCAATGTGGTCCCGGAAAATGTCAAGAAGGCAAACTGGGTCCCCGCCATTTCAGTTGGTGGCGTTGTTCGGTCACAGGTTCAACACGTCGGCGGAGTCCTTGGGAATAAAGACACAACCAATGGCGATGTGTATGTCGCTGTCACCAAAACGGTGACCCAAATCAAAGGTCTGCCGTTCCTGATCAACGCCGGCTATAAAGCCACCAACGGCAGTCTGTTTGGAATTGCCGGAAATGCCCCCGCCTGGAAAGGCCGCGCGTTTGGCGCCGTGGCCTTTGTTGTTCCCGGACCAGCCAAGAGCACGTTGATCCTGGGTTCAGAATTTGCCCAGCAGCCCCGCGATATCGAAGGGCTCCCCGGTGCGGTGATGCCAACCTCGTTGACCTACTTTGTGCGCATTCTGCCGAATAAAGAAGTCCCAATGGCGATTGATTTCGGTGTGGCCCAGGCCGCCGGAAAGATTATGCCGGGTGTTGACCTCAAGGCCAGAGCCCAATTTGCGATGGGTCTGTCATATCGGTTTTAA
- a CDS encoding cytochrome b N-terminal domain-containing protein: MKTTSLWNDLLSFPENVWKSVFRNPLPSSDLGRAQTSFTNFFLHIHPVKVHRHTLRPTYTMGLGLMSFFLFVLLVVTGVLLMFYYVPSTSQAYDRMLDLRGTVAFGTFLRNMHRWSAHAMVAVVFLHMCRVFFTGSYKPPREFNWVLGVVLFLLTLFSSFTGYLLPWDQLAFWAITVGTAIAGYAPIVGQDVRFLLLGDSTVGQEALLRFYVLHVAVLPVVMTLMVAIHFWRIRKDGGLSRPEVAETPAVQPLQQDSEYVPGATSTVGTPTTEVALANVEKKRFGIQGLVRGPFSKVGKVDENTVYSWPYLLMAELFVFVLTVAGVLVVSLLFDAPLEEPVNIMHPPNPAKAPWYFLGLQELVSYSAFWGGVGIPTIEVLILLIAPYLDRSTKGIGQWFSKDRLLANTLFLTFVVVNIILIIIGTFFRGPNWEFISPW; the protein is encoded by the coding sequence ATGAAGACCACCAGCCTCTGGAATGACTTGCTAAGCTTCCCGGAAAATGTTTGGAAATCCGTCTTCCGAAATCCATTACCTTCATCTGATTTAGGAAGAGCCCAAACCAGCTTTACTAATTTTTTCCTGCATATTCATCCGGTCAAAGTCCACCGTCACACCTTACGCCCGACCTACACCATGGGCCTTGGGCTAATGTCCTTTTTCCTATTTGTCCTGCTGGTCGTAACGGGCGTGTTGTTGATGTTTTATTATGTTCCGTCAACCTCCCAGGCGTATGACCGAATGCTGGATTTGCGGGGCACGGTTGCCTTTGGCACCTTTCTGAGGAATATGCACCGCTGGTCAGCACACGCGATGGTGGCCGTTGTTTTTTTACATATGTGCCGGGTCTTTTTTACCGGTTCGTACAAACCGCCGCGTGAGTTTAACTGGGTACTGGGAGTTGTCCTCTTCTTATTAACACTTTTTTCAAGTTTTACCGGGTATCTCTTGCCGTGGGACCAACTGGCTTTTTGGGCCATTACGGTCGGAACGGCGATTGCCGGATATGCCCCAATCGTTGGACAAGACGTCCGATTTTTGCTGCTTGGCGATTCCACCGTGGGTCAGGAAGCCCTGCTGCGGTTTTATGTGTTGCACGTCGCCGTGTTGCCGGTGGTGATGACCTTGATGGTGGCGATTCACTTCTGGCGGATTCGCAAGGACGGCGGGCTCTCGCGGCCAGAAGTCGCCGAAACCCCAGCCGTGCAGCCACTCCAGCAGGATTCAGAGTATGTTCCGGGCGCCACCTCCACGGTTGGCACCCCAACCACCGAAGTCGCACTGGCCAATGTTGAAAAGAAACGGTTTGGTATTCAAGGACTGGTGCGGGGGCCATTCTCTAAAGTCGGAAAAGTTGATGAAAATACCGTTTATAGCTGGCCCTATCTGTTGATGGCTGAATTGTTTGTCTTTGTATTGACCGTGGCGGGAGTTCTGGTCGTGTCGCTTCTGTTTGATGCGCCGCTGGAAGAGCCAGTCAATATTATGCACCCGCCGAACCCAGCCAAAGCCCCGTGGTATTTTCTGGGATTGCAGGAACTGGTGAGTTACTCAGCTTTCTGGGGCGGAGTTGGAATTCCGACCATCGAAGTGCTGATCTTACTGATCGCGCCATATCTTGATCGCTCCACCAAAGGAATTGGCCAGTGGTTTTCCAAAGATCGGTTATTGGCCAACACGCTGTTTCTGACCTTTGTCGTGGTGAACATCATTCTCATCATTATTGGAACCTTCTTCCGAGGTCCGAACTGGGAATTTATTTCTCCCTGGTAG
- a CDS encoding cbb3-type cytochrome c oxidase subunit II, whose amino-acid sequence MLQKTDKSAVGFVAFALFFFFIGGLLTTIVPPLLDHSWAKPFENNDPSKGPTGKLKPYTPLELQGRAIYVREGCWYCHTQQTRTLLADTKRSGWRGVDSPISTPDEFVNDSPHLFGTKRTGPDLSRVGGKYDEQWHLTHFRNPRDLVPGSIMPPFPWIANNPAEFKAMTAYLQTLGRAKNWRPDNDFEK is encoded by the coding sequence ATGTTACAGAAAACCGACAAAAGCGCCGTGGGGTTTGTGGCCTTCGCGTTATTTTTCTTCTTCATTGGTGGGCTGCTGACAACGATTGTACCGCCGTTGCTTGATCATAGCTGGGCAAAACCTTTTGAAAATAACGATCCAAGCAAAGGGCCCACTGGAAAATTAAAGCCATATACACCGCTTGAGTTACAGGGGCGGGCCATTTATGTCCGTGAAGGCTGCTGGTATTGCCACACCCAGCAAACCCGAACGTTGCTGGCTGACACCAAGCGTTCGGGCTGGCGTGGCGTAGATTCGCCGATTTCAACCCCGGACGAATTTGTCAATGACAGCCCTCATCTCTTTGGCACCAAACGCACTGGGCCCGACCTGTCGCGGGTTGGCGGTAAATATGACGAACAGTGGCACTTAACGCACTTCCGCAACCCGCGGGATTTGGTGCCTGGCTCGATTATGCCGCCGTTTCCGTGGATTGCGAACAATCCGGCGGAATTCAAAGCCATGACGGCTTATCTGCAAACGCTGGGACGTGCCAAAAACTGGCGTCCGGATAATGACTTTGAGAAATAG
- a CDS encoding ABC transporter ATP-binding protein produces the protein MTRGIVLSTSILDQENVPSVALVEPPNQREAVFRARNLCKVYHMGEVEVHALRHVDLDLYEGELLVLLGASGSGKSTLLNILGGLDPPTSGEVVYRDHDLTVHNDAELTRFRRDHVGFVFQFYNLIPSLTVLENVELVTEIAAHPMPASDALALVGLSERLHHFPSQLSGGEQQRVAIARAIAKRPEVLLCDEPTGALDYQTGKLVLEVIEQVNRDLGTTTAVITHNAAIAEMADRVVRMRSGEIVEITTNQVKKHPADLIW, from the coding sequence ATGACGCGCGGCATTGTACTCTCGACATCAATCCTTGACCAAGAAAATGTGCCTTCGGTGGCTTTGGTTGAGCCGCCCAACCAGCGCGAAGCTGTTTTTCGCGCCCGTAACCTGTGCAAGGTCTATCACATGGGCGAAGTCGAAGTTCATGCCCTGCGCCATGTTGATCTTGATCTGTATGAAGGCGAACTGCTGGTACTGCTTGGGGCATCAGGGAGCGGCAAATCAACGCTGCTCAATATTCTGGGCGGGCTGGACCCCCCGACCAGTGGTGAAGTCGTCTACCGTGACCACGATTTGACCGTCCACAACGATGCGGAATTAACCCGGTTTCGACGCGACCACGTTGGCTTTGTCTTTCAGTTTTACAACCTGATTCCAAGCCTGACGGTGCTCGAAAACGTCGAACTGGTCACTGAAATCGCCGCGCACCCGATGCCCGCCAGTGATGCCCTGGCGCTGGTGGGTTTATCAGAGCGACTTCACCATTTTCCATCTCAGTTATCCGGTGGTGAGCAACAACGCGTCGCGATTGCCCGGGCCATTGCGAAACGACCTGAAGTGTTGCTGTGTGACGAACCCACCGGGGCACTCGATTACCAGACCGGAAAGCTGGTGCTCGAAGTCATCGAACAGGTCAACCGTGACCTTGGCACCACCACTGCCGTCATCACTCACAATGCCGCCATTGCCGAAATGGCTGACCGCGTGGTGCGGATGCGCAGCGGCGAAATCGTTGAAATTACGACTAATCAGGTCAAGAAACATCCGGCGGACCTGATTTGGTAA
- a CDS encoding Rieske 2Fe-2S domain-containing protein encodes MPMGKNIISTKPTTTEDTNRRKFLLWLSSLGLFGSAVISVVSNLVFIKPRATYGQPNRFSVGKPDDYPPGTRIALDNHRICIVREENKIAAVSTTCTHLGCIVGLSETGFACPCHGSRFDQDGNVTGGPAPKPLAWYKINLAPNGELEVDKDAEINAGTYLNL; translated from the coding sequence ATGCCGATGGGCAAAAACATCATCTCCACTAAGCCAACCACCACCGAAGATACCAACCGCCGAAAATTCCTTTTGTGGTTGAGTAGCCTTGGGTTATTTGGTTCGGCGGTTATCAGTGTGGTCTCGAATCTGGTCTTTATCAAACCCAGAGCGACCTATGGGCAGCCCAACCGGTTTAGTGTTGGGAAGCCAGATGATTACCCACCCGGCACTCGGATTGCCCTGGATAATCACCGAATCTGCATTGTGCGTGAAGAAAACAAAATTGCCGCCGTGTCCACCACCTGCACCCATCTTGGCTGTATTGTTGGCCTTTCTGAAACAGGTTTTGCCTGTCCGTGCCACGGATCACGGTTTGATCAGGATGGAAATGTCACGGGTGGTCCAGCTCCGAAACCCCTTGCCTGGTACAAAATCAACCTGGCGCCAAACGGCGAGTTGGAAGTTGACAAAGACGCGGAAATCAACGCCGGAACCTACTTGAACCTGTGA
- a CDS encoding sulfite exporter TauE/SafE family protein, translating into MVELYAAFLFGLLGSLHCIGMCGPIVLAYSLPLSAKEKARRVFWHHLFYHFGRVTTYGFLGAVAGGIGSQMYVVGDWVGAGRLVMLVFGVVLLAVAIILAGGSRLSPFFSFDLVTQSALYKQTVGKLMVSSAPTSKYYLGLLLGFLPCHLIYAMLIQAAAFGSIRTGFLMMVCFGAGMVPALMGIGFASQILTQPVRLWGERLVTASLVILAITFLLRSVGYNAMHFGHPPMAAPGPVVAGAPPGQEGHGGGCH; encoded by the coding sequence ATGGTTGAATTATATGCTGCGTTTCTTTTCGGTTTACTTGGGAGTCTTCACTGTATCGGGATGTGTGGACCGATTGTGCTGGCCTACAGTTTGCCACTCAGCGCCAAAGAGAAGGCACGTCGGGTATTCTGGCATCACCTGTTTTATCATTTTGGTCGTGTTACCACCTATGGTTTTTTAGGTGCCGTTGCTGGTGGAATCGGCAGCCAGATGTATGTAGTTGGTGACTGGGTTGGCGCCGGAAGGCTCGTCATGCTGGTGTTTGGGGTCGTGTTGCTCGCGGTGGCGATTATTCTCGCCGGAGGAAGCCGGTTGTCCCCGTTTTTCTCTTTTGATTTGGTAACTCAATCAGCTCTTTACAAGCAAACAGTGGGAAAACTGATGGTCTCATCAGCACCGACTTCGAAATATTATCTTGGCCTGTTGCTTGGGTTTCTCCCCTGTCATTTGATTTACGCCATGTTGATTCAGGCAGCCGCCTTCGGAAGCATCCGCACAGGCTTTCTGATGATGGTGTGTTTTGGTGCCGGCATGGTGCCGGCACTGATGGGAATTGGCTTTGCTTCGCAAATCCTTACCCAACCGGTTCGACTCTGGGGAGAACGTCTGGTCACTGCCAGCCTGGTGATTCTGGCTATCACATTTTTGCTCAGGTCCGTTGGATATAATGCAATGCATTTCGGACATCCACCGATGGCTGCTCCAGGTCCAGTGGTTGCCGGTGCCCCGCCGGGGCAAGAGGGACACGGTGGTGGGTGCCATTAG
- a CDS encoding VOC family protein: MFEGFELDHFFVCSERNQAIVPYLENLGLTFGASRMHPGQGTTNTCFFFDNAYFEILWPHNEQELLSEKVRKTRLWDRLHWKKTTACPFGIAIRPTGNVDWRNHFSTWDYDAPFLPPGTCIPVATQPDTLNEPLIFLIPGSVPPAGEPPELRPPLEHLGKRRKITCLDLILPIEECSSALKKLVEWGIVRYQQGTEYFLKVGWDFEIEAQELDFRPLLPMSVAW, encoded by the coding sequence ATGTTTGAAGGATTTGAACTTGATCATTTTTTTGTGTGTTCTGAGCGCAATCAGGCCATTGTTCCTTACCTCGAAAATCTGGGGCTAACCTTTGGCGCCAGCCGAATGCACCCTGGACAGGGCACCACCAATACCTGTTTCTTTTTTGATAATGCCTATTTTGAAATTCTCTGGCCGCACAACGAACAAGAACTCCTTTCCGAGAAGGTCCGCAAGACGCGGCTCTGGGACCGGCTCCATTGGAAAAAGACAACCGCCTGTCCGTTTGGGATTGCGATTCGACCAACCGGAAATGTTGATTGGAGAAATCATTTTTCCACCTGGGATTACGACGCTCCCTTTCTGCCGCCTGGCACCTGTATTCCGGTGGCAACCCAACCTGACACGCTCAATGAGCCGCTGATTTTTCTGATTCCAGGATCAGTTCCTCCGGCTGGTGAACCGCCGGAACTTCGTCCACCGCTTGAGCATCTGGGAAAACGGCGCAAAATTACCTGTCTGGATTTGATATTGCCTATAGAAGAATGCTCTTCAGCGCTGAAAAAGCTGGTCGAGTGGGGAATTGTTCGCTATCAACAGGGAACTGAGTATTTCCTGAAAGTTGGCTGGGATTTTGAGATTGAAGCGCAGGAATTAGACTTTCGCCCACTGCTGCCAATGTCGGTTGCCTGGTGA
- a CDS encoding c-type cytochrome → MRLALAIASLLILVIHGLVFYDQFFHKWEKFQTAYFDQAKVMAKSESERAALDGRSPRIEQILVTQFGEMRVDRCTTCHISADDPRFEKYAHPLKAHPFSAALGDKEINGKWERRHKFSDFGCTVCHDGQGRGLKEYYGHGKDHYWPDPMLGYVAQDTWRAEYKPKLVGKGYMEANCAQCHTEENFASTPTITKGRQLFFEKNCYGCHRIEGISNGTLAPDLSEVGKKFKVDYLWESVVDPRANLATSVMPKFNLTDDEVRALVIFLKSRRGINFNETSLERYRARIEEKKPEAVPVATTTGTGTVVPSTVPTPEAASALARGEKLIAEKSCVACHKLGDKDGGIAPDLSFEGLLKDGPWMMKHFKDPRAEMPDSIMPSFNFSEPDYQAMTDYLLSLKTPPPTTTAADTYKNLCARCHGEQGDGKGISWLYLDPAPRDLTKAAFMSSKPDERLIKSIQEGVAGASMPAWGKVLNETQVRDLVAYIRQTFTKEPARVMAAHQVPDQNPITMTPDSVKRGEQIYLMRCTGCHGRKADGKGPNSLDIIPRPRNLRNQFFVQSMTDRRLFDSILYGVQGTAMPPWIDYGMTKNDVGDVVNYLRSFNQPKK, encoded by the coding sequence ATGCGACTGGCTTTAGCAATAGCGAGCTTACTGATTTTGGTCATTCACGGGCTGGTGTTTTACGATCAATTTTTTCATAAGTGGGAAAAATTCCAGACCGCTTATTTTGACCAGGCGAAAGTAATGGCCAAATCCGAATCGGAACGAGCCGCCCTCGACGGGCGAAGCCCTCGGATCGAGCAGATTCTGGTGACCCAGTTCGGGGAAATGCGCGTGGACCGCTGCACCACCTGTCACATTTCCGCCGATGACCCCCGGTTTGAAAAATATGCCCATCCGCTCAAAGCCCATCCGTTTTCGGCGGCTCTGGGCGATAAGGAAATCAATGGGAAATGGGAGCGCCGGCACAAATTTTCTGATTTTGGCTGCACGGTCTGCCACGATGGTCAGGGGCGGGGCTTGAAGGAATATTATGGCCACGGCAAAGACCACTACTGGCCGGACCCGATGCTGGGCTATGTGGCGCAAGACACCTGGCGCGCGGAATATAAACCCAAGCTGGTTGGAAAAGGGTATATGGAAGCCAACTGTGCCCAATGCCACACTGAAGAAAATTTTGCGTCAACCCCGACGATTACCAAAGGACGACAGCTCTTTTTTGAAAAGAACTGTTATGGCTGCCATCGAATCGAAGGCATTTCCAACGGGACGCTGGCACCTGATCTTTCAGAAGTCGGAAAGAAGTTCAAAGTTGATTATCTATGGGAATCGGTGGTGGATCCACGAGCCAATCTCGCCACTTCAGTGATGCCCAAGTTTAATCTGACGGATGACGAAGTGCGGGCCCTGGTAATTTTCCTCAAAAGCCGCCGGGGGATCAATTTCAACGAAACCTCATTGGAACGCTATCGCGCTCGGATCGAAGAAAAGAAACCAGAAGCCGTCCCAGTCGCAACCACCACTGGAACCGGCACGGTTGTTCCGTCAACCGTCCCCACGCCTGAAGCTGCATCCGCTTTGGCTCGGGGTGAAAAACTGATTGCGGAAAAATCGTGTGTTGCCTGCCATAAGCTGGGCGATAAGGATGGCGGGATTGCTCCGGATTTATCTTTTGAAGGTCTGCTCAAAGATGGCCCCTGGATGATGAAACACTTTAAGGATCCACGGGCGGAAATGCCGGATTCGATTATGCCAAGTTTCAACTTCAGTGAGCCAGATTACCAGGCCATGACCGATTACCTCCTGTCGCTGAAAACACCACCACCAACGACCACCGCCGCCGATACATACAAAAACCTGTGCGCCCGGTGCCACGGTGAACAGGGAGACGGCAAAGGGATTTCCTGGCTCTATCTCGACCCGGCACCGCGTGATTTGACCAAAGCCGCCTTTATGAGCAGCAAACCCGATGAACGGCTTATCAAGTCAATTCAGGAAGGCGTGGCCGGAGCGTCAATGCCGGCCTGGGGCAAAGTGCTCAACGAAACCCAGGTCCGCGATCTGGTGGCCTATATTCGCCAGACATTTACCAAAGAACCCGCGCGCGTGATGGCTGCCCACCAGGTGCCGGACCAGAACCCAATCACCATGACGCCGGATTCGGTCAAACGCGGCGAACAAATCTACCTTATGCGCTGCACCGGATGTCACGGTCGGAAAGCTGACGGCAAGGGGCCAAACTCACTCGACATCATTCCGCGTCCACGCAATTTGCGAAACCAGTTCTTTGTCCAAAGTATGACTGACCGCCGACTGTTTGACTCGATTCTGTATGGTGTTCAAGGCACGGCGATGCCACCCTGGATTGACTACGGAATGACGAAAAATGATGTCGGCGATGTTGTCAATTACCTGCGGAGTTTCAATCAGCCGAAGAAGTGA
- a CDS encoding FAD-dependent oxidoreductase, protein MTEERYQFESPDGADYWIRMVKCQDACPVHTNACGYVNAIAEGRYKDAYRMARATNPFASICGRVCGAPCEVNCRRGDLDSPVTIRALKRFVNEQFGPETGDYSFYHESCDERMLPPERGDFEKVAVIGGGVSGLTVAHDLTRIGYKVTVFEANAEPGGMLMVGVPVFRLPRELVRHEINAILSMGVDLKCNMRLGRDFTIQSLRAEGYKAIFLGIGLPKGRKIPLPGSDVDMVYDGMDFLRAFNEGKPLPLGKKVVVIGGGNVAYDVARSAIRPVMASDDDDEFSIEGEREQRIAYDVARSALRMSGDKEVHIVCLESRAEMPADEIEIHEGSEEGIKLHNSRGPKEILSKKGKVTGLRTVKCTAVFDAQGRFSPTFDENEIEDIEADTVLFAIGQTSDLSFLSPEDGIESVRGLIKVNPDTYQTTAPDVFACGDIAHGPRLFIHAVASAHTASRSMHDYLRKTRTDVVVRKRWFPASYTMVDGWYQLERHNPPAVEPEKRASSLVNTEENYSETEAQTQAARCLRCNVNTVFDTTMCIACRGCVDVCPENLIKLVGLSQLPKDPKLMNLAEEGLGITEQDLLSYTTEELDQMGSVMLKDETTCIRCAMCASRCPTHAITMQRFEFYRECVTIPAPNPKIRY, encoded by the coding sequence ATGACGGAAGAACGCTATCAGTTCGAGTCACCAGATGGGGCGGATTACTGGATTCGGATGGTGAAATGCCAGGACGCCTGCCCGGTTCATACCAATGCCTGCGGATATGTCAACGCCATTGCCGAAGGGCGATATAAAGATGCCTACCGGATGGCCCGCGCCACCAATCCATTTGCTTCGATTTGCGGGCGGGTGTGCGGCGCACCGTGCGAAGTCAACTGCCGGCGTGGCGACCTGGATTCACCGGTTACGATTCGTGCCCTCAAACGCTTTGTGAATGAACAATTTGGGCCTGAAACTGGTGATTACTCTTTTTACCATGAGTCGTGTGATGAACGAATGCTGCCGCCGGAACGCGGTGATTTTGAAAAAGTGGCTGTCATCGGAGGCGGTGTTTCCGGTCTGACCGTGGCCCACGATTTGACCCGGATTGGGTATAAAGTCACCGTTTTTGAGGCCAACGCCGAACCTGGCGGAATGCTGATGGTTGGTGTGCCCGTCTTTCGACTGCCGCGTGAGCTGGTTCGACACGAAATCAATGCCATTTTGTCAATGGGTGTTGACCTGAAATGCAATATGCGGCTGGGGCGTGATTTCACCATTCAAAGCCTTCGAGCCGAAGGATATAAGGCCATTTTCCTCGGCATTGGTCTTCCGAAAGGGCGAAAAATTCCGCTTCCTGGTTCTGATGTTGACATGGTGTATGACGGCATGGATTTCTTGCGGGCGTTTAACGAAGGCAAACCGTTGCCGCTGGGCAAGAAAGTGGTTGTGATTGGTGGCGGCAACGTGGCCTATGACGTGGCTCGCTCAGCCATTCGTCCAGTGATGGCCAGTGACGATGACGATGAATTTTCAATTGAAGGTGAGCGCGAGCAGCGCATTGCCTATGACGTGGCTCGCTCGGCACTGAGAATGAGCGGCGATAAAGAAGTCCACATTGTCTGCCTTGAAAGTCGGGCTGAAATGCCCGCCGATGAAATCGAAATCCACGAAGGTTCAGAAGAAGGCATCAAACTCCACAACTCACGTGGTCCAAAAGAGATATTGAGCAAAAAAGGAAAAGTCACCGGCCTGCGAACCGTCAAATGTACCGCCGTGTTTGATGCCCAGGGACGATTTTCACCAACATTTGACGAAAATGAAATTGAGGACATTGAAGCCGACACCGTTTTATTTGCGATTGGCCAGACGTCGGATTTGTCATTTCTGTCACCTGAAGATGGCATTGAATCTGTGCGCGGCCTGATCAAAGTCAATCCGGACACCTATCAAACCACGGCGCCTGACGTGTTTGCCTGTGGCGACATCGCGCATGGTCCACGGTTGTTTATCCATGCCGTGGCTTCGGCCCATACGGCGTCCCGCTCGATGCACGATTATCTGAGAAAGACCCGGACGGATGTTGTGGTGCGCAAACGATGGTTCCCGGCTTCCTACACGATGGTGGATGGCTGGTATCAACTGGAACGCCACAACCCACCAGCGGTCGAACCTGAAAAACGTGCCAGTTCGCTTGTCAATACCGAGGAAAACTACTCTGAGACCGAAGCCCAGACCCAGGCTGCCCGGTGTTTGCGCTGCAATGTCAACACGGTCTTTGACACCACGATGTGCATTGCCTGCCGGGGCTGCGTTGATGTCTGCCCTGAGAACCTGATTAAACTGGTTGGACTCTCTCAGCTTCCCAAAGATCCGAAATTGATGAACCTGGCTGAAGAGGGATTGGGAATTACGGAACAGGATTTGCTTTCATACACCACCGAAGAACTCGACCAGATGGGGTCGGTTATGCTCAAGGATGAAACAACCTGTATCCGGTGCGCGATGTGTGCCTCTCGATGCCCCACCCACGCCATCACCATGCAGCGATTTGAATTCTACCGTGAATGCGTGACCATCCCCGCACCCAACCCGAAGATCCGGTATTAA